One Betta splendens chromosome 8, fBetSpl5.4, whole genome shotgun sequence DNA segment encodes these proteins:
- the rdm1 gene encoding RAD52 motif-containing protein 1 isoform X3, translating into MEVDILEFVVPVENNKSLFVWDIQPTLTEAQIYDSLFKVFSSFGPLYLVKASKAQQLTDGRSLFQSSPLKVRLSSKQTPHFLSQSRPLSHARCLELANHCLGFNGWASDIITLKELPSEGGGCGDEEGVNERRRGRSLKFGCLVQVSFPHHGQTTRGAAVTEESLTFTGPDVLLQKRCKLQRMVREKALVHAFSTVVLILLGNGKVMVELKQTPHRFVPEHSEGVIRVNSPVVSCICVVSLLTLLSPRGNSRSQTRCPKRGQT; encoded by the exons ATGGAGGTGGACATATTGGAGTTTGTGGTTCCTGTGGAAAACAATaagagtttgtttgtgtgggatATCCAGCCGACGCTCACTGAGGCTCAGATCTAT GACAGCTTGTTTAAGGTGTTCTCCTCTTTCGGCCCTCtttacctggtcaag GCCTCGAAGGCTCAGCAGCTTACAGATGGCCGCTCACTTTTCCAGAGCTCTCCCCTCAAG GTGAGACTCAGCTCCAAACAGACTCCTCACTTCCTATCTCAGAGCAGACCACTGAGCCATGCCCGATGTTTGGAGCTGGCCAATCACTGCCTCGGATTCAATGGCTGGGCATCTGACATCATCACA CTGAAGGAGCTTCccagtgaaggaggaggatgtggggATGAGGAGGGTGtaaatgagaggaggagggggagaagtcTGAAATTTGGCTGTCTGGTGCAGGTCTCCTTTCCCCATCACGGACAGACaaccagaggagcagctgtgacagAAGAGAGCTTAACCTTTACAG GTCCAGatgttctgctgcagaaacGCTGTAAGCTACAAAGGATGGTCAGAGAGAAAGCTCTGGTTCATGCCTTCTCTACTGTAGTCCTTATACTACTAG GAAACGGAAAAGTAATGGTGGAGCTGAAACAGACCCCACATCGGTTTGTGCCTGAACATAGTGAAGGGGTTATCCGGGTAAACTCACCTGTTGTCAGTTGTATTTGTGTGGTTTCTTTACTTACTTTATTGTCCCCAAGGGGAAATTCTCGTTCACAAACAAGGTGTCCAAAACGAGGACAGACCTAG
- the ccdc103 gene encoding coiled-coil domain-containing protein 103, which yields MATSQHDVIDFPALEQELQAALELERKYVRENEAKLRAVSQRVGSYSEFRDLILTCHLKPMGKKDKGGTIWKQPWNPVVPSDK from the exons ATGGCGACATCACAGCATGATGTCATTGACTTTCCTGCTTTGGAGCAAGAGCTGCAGGCAGCGCTGGAGTTGGAGCGAAAGTACGTCCGTGAGAATGAGGCCAAACTGAGGGCTGTCAGTCAGAGGGTTGGCTCCTACAGCGAGTTCAG AGACCTGATCCTTACGTGTCACCTGAAGCCAATGGGGAAGAAGGACAAGGGCGGAACTATATGGAAACAACCTTGGAACCCTGTTGTCCCAAGCGATAAGTGA
- the LOC114860627 gene encoding phospholipid transfer protein-like, with amino-acid sequence MKSCSLSIVLLVSTLSSISATDQTGLKIRITDRALDVLKDFGLKALKQLVNKQFPDFSLLCGCNMCRIKGFTLTNLTVDPEQVVLGFQEKSGLQLEIRDLYFTGKLEQELPVYWFQEFMHTGTVAFEGKDVSATIGLKLRRTQRGRLRVEIPTCEVRAEFGATASGRVVGPVWDLLRFLIHDFINTKLCSTVQMTLVNIVNFMLDDVSMQLHKVLNMSFLSRIVPDVSVDLSLSADVSVSSCSLDLPLRGLVWQGVAVDVGAVPVGPDPVFSEAKKMAYVGISELFFNSAASLAHRLGPFQLSIPEGPVEVNLTQAPVVSISQSGLCVDLKATAWSLRDAPGAPVAADCRLQLKVELKGNRLTLVIQSSKCNIQPETLKGRVMKPIVNYFIKCKTKGFLKSWFDEGLPIPLPEGLHFTRGKIVYHTGFLVVGGNLDFTPN; translated from the exons ATGAAGTCCTGTTCACTCTCCATTGTCCTTCTGGTCTCCACCTTGTCCTCCATCAGTGCCACTGATCAAACCGGCCTCAAGATTCGAATCACTGACCGAGCACTGGACGTCT TGAAAGACTTTGGTCTGAAAGCTTTGAAGCAGCTGGTTAACAAACAATTTCCAGACTTTTCTTTGCTATGTGGATGCAACATGTGCAGAATCAAAGG GTTTACCTTAACTAACCTGACTGTGGATCCAGAGCAGGTTGTTCTTGGATTTCAGGAGAAGTCTGGCCTCCAGCTGGAAATCAGAGATCTGTACTTCACAGGGAAACTGGAACAGGAGCTGCCTGTCTATTGGTTTCAAGAGTTTAT gcaCACAGGGACTGTTGCTTTCGAAGGGAAAGATGTGAGCGCCACCATCGGCCTGAAGCTGAGGAGAACCCAGCGAGGACGCCTGCGTGTGGAAATCCCCACCTGTGAGGTCCGAGCGGAATTTGGCGCCACAGCCTCTGGACGTGTTGTTGG GCCTGTGTGGGATTTGCTGAGGTTCCTCATCCATGACTTCATTAACACCAAG ctctgttCCACCGTCCAGATGACGCTGGTCAACATCGTTAACTTCATGCTGGACGACGTCTCCATGCAGCTGCACAAGGTCCTGAACATGAGCTTCCTGAGCCGCATCGTCCCTGACGTCAGCGTGGACCTGTCTCTGAGTGCCGACGTGTccgtcagctcctgcagcttggACCTGCCGCTCAGA GGTTTGGTCTGGCAGGGCGTCGCCGTGGACGTCGGCGCTGTGCCCGTGGGCCCGGACCCGGTGTTCAGTGAAGCCAAAAAGATGGCCTACGTTGGCATCTCGGAGCTGTTCTTCAACAGCGCCGCCTCGCTGGCCCACAGACTTGGCCCGTTCCAGCTCAGCATCccagag GGTCCAGTGGAGGTGAACCTGACTCAGGCTCCCGTCGTCAGTATCAGTCAGAGCGGACTCTGCGTCGACCTAAAGGCCACAGCTTGGTCTTTGAGAGACGCACCGGGAGCACCTGTAGCAGCg GACTgtcggctgcagctgaaggtggaGCTGAAGGGAAACCGCCTGACGCTGGTCATCCAAAGCAGCAA GTGTAACATCCAACCTGAAACACTGAAGGGACGAGTCATG AAGCCGATTGTTAACTACTTCATTAAGTGCAAAACCAAAGGCTTCTTAAAGA gctGGTTTGATGAAGGACTACCCATCCCTCTACCCGAGGGACTTCATTTCACTCGGGGAAAGATTGTTTATCACACA GGTTTCCTGGTGGTTGGAGGAAACCTGGACTTTACACCCAACTGA
- the abi3a gene encoding ABI family, member 3a isoform X2, which translates to MKHQNHKDKVIKILEEAPNARKALLENYTNLLQVSEYCQENYLKAGNDSTQALEATKKFTTQSLASVTYQISSLASSVLSLLDAQTNQLRHVEASINVIAQTVEMHKEKVSRREIGVFTTVRRVPRSHKIISPQPANAQARPPYSRRPISYQQLDGLGHGVKVSGKQSDRTGTIRKHGASVRSNKPPEPVQCPVPPPVSGSSFGKNVAPPTIPSSWQAASECDIITALLEDAPPPQASEAQAQNDEVMTDSLPPPDVSAEMVAPQPLPPPPPPPPPPLPPLSDPPLKVVTNAPAPSLPPPVSLETVVEENSLPPPPPPPPSDDDLLPCLANDSSDLPAPPPPPPTIQEVDVTLPPQRSRRHRSPPASRSLSLRVRSGPASRARYTRSVFLPAVQSYLEIPAPPPPPLVDHDAGFEDMIPPLPPPVDYDTAAPPDYLEKVVALYSYEATKPDDLSITEGDIIYLTRRHDDGWCQGVLNGIRGFFPENYVESCS; encoded by the exons ATGAAGCATCAGAATCACAAAGACAAGGTCATAAAGATTCTGGAAGAGGCTCCGAACGCCAGGAAAGCTCTGCTGGAGAACTACaccaacctgctgcaggtgtctGAGTACTGCCAGGAGAACTACCTAAAG GCAGGCAATGACAGCACCCAGGCCCTGGAGGCAACCAAGAAGTTCACCACTCAGTCCCTGGCCAGCGTCACCTACCAGATCAGCAGCCTGGCCAGCAGCGTGCTGAGTCTGCTGGACGCTCAGACCAACCAGCTACGTCACGTGGAGGCTTCCATCAACGTGATCGCGCAG ACGGTGGAGATGCACAAAGAGAAAGTGTCTCGGCGAGAGATTGGTGTCTTCACAACCGTTAGACGGGTCCCACGCAGCCACAAGATCATCTCCCCTCAGCCTGCAAATGCACAGGCCCGGCCTCCCTACAGCCGCCGACCCATCAGCTACCAGCAGCTGGACGGACTGGGCCATGGCGTGAAG GTCTCTGGGAAACAGTCGGACAGGACAGGAACCATCCGAAAACACGGTGCCTCTGTCAG GTCCAACAAGCCTCCAGAACCAGTCCAGTGCCCAGTGCCCCCTCCTGTCAGCGG TTCCAGTTTTGGAAAAAATGTTGCTCCGCCCACCATCCCCTCCTCCTGGCAGGCCGCATCTGagtgtgacatcatcactgcaCTCCTGGAGGACGCCCCGCCTCCACAGGCTAGTGAGGCCCAGGCCCAGAATGATGAGGTCATGACTGATTCTCTCCCACCACCTGATGTGTCTGCAGAGATGGTGGCGCCCCAgcccctgcctcctcctcctcctcctcctcctcctcctcttcctcctctttctgatCCACCTTTAAAAGTGGTGACTAATGCTCCAGCCCCATCCTTGCCTCCACCAGTCAGCCTAGAGACAG TGGTTGAGGAGAACAGCCTgccccctccgccccctcctcctccctctgatgATGACCTCCTCCCTTGTTTGGCCAATGACAGCTCAGATCTGCCAGCAccgccccctccacctccaaccATTCAGGAAGTAGACG TGACCCTCCCACCTCAGAGGAGTCGCCGCCACCGCTCGCCCCCTGCCAgtcgctctctctcgctgagGGTCCGCTCAGGCCCCGCTTCCCGCGCCCGCTACACTcgctctgtctttctgcctgctgTCCAGTCAT ATCTGGAGATtccagctccgcctcctcctccgctcgtAGACCATGACGCTGGCTTTGAGGACATGattccccccctccctccaccagtGGACTACGACACCGCTGCCCCCCCTGACTACCTGGAAAAAG TGGTGGCGCTCTACTCCTACGAAGCCACAAAGCCTGACGACCTGTCCATCACCGAGGGCGACATCATCTACCTGACGCGTCGTCATGATGATGGTTGGTGTCAGGGTGTTCTCAACGGTATAAGAGGCTTCTTTCCTGAAAACTATGTCGAGTCATGCAGCTAg
- the abi3a gene encoding ABI family, member 3a isoform X1 has protein sequence MKHQNHKDKVIKILEEAPNARKALLENYTNLLQVSEYCQENYLKAGNDSTQALEATKKFTTQSLASVTYQISSLASSVLSLLDAQTNQLRHVEASINVIAQTVEMHKEKVSRREIGVFTTVRRVPRSHKIISPQPANAQARPPYSRRPISYQQLDGLGHGVKVSGKQSDRTGTIRKHGASVRSNKPPEPVQCPVPPPVSGSSFGKNVAPPTIPSSWQAASECDIITALLEDAPPPQASEAQAQNDEVMTDSLPPPDVSAEMVAPQPLPPPPPPPPPPLPPLSDPPLKVVTNAPAPSLPPPVSLETVVEENSLPPPPPPPPSDDDLLPCLANDSSDLPAPPPPPPTIQEVDVTLPPQRSRRHRSPPASRSLSLRVRSGPASRARYTRSVFLPAVQSLTVPPPPPYPPPCAPTSPLSPSLFSLLPCYASSSSSRLCLPARLQHLDLEIPAPPPPPLVDHDAGFEDMIPPLPPPVDYDTAAPPDYLEKVVALYSYEATKPDDLSITEGDIIYLTRRHDDGWCQGVLNGIRGFFPENYVESCS, from the exons ATGAAGCATCAGAATCACAAAGACAAGGTCATAAAGATTCTGGAAGAGGCTCCGAACGCCAGGAAAGCTCTGCTGGAGAACTACaccaacctgctgcaggtgtctGAGTACTGCCAGGAGAACTACCTAAAG GCAGGCAATGACAGCACCCAGGCCCTGGAGGCAACCAAGAAGTTCACCACTCAGTCCCTGGCCAGCGTCACCTACCAGATCAGCAGCCTGGCCAGCAGCGTGCTGAGTCTGCTGGACGCTCAGACCAACCAGCTACGTCACGTGGAGGCTTCCATCAACGTGATCGCGCAG ACGGTGGAGATGCACAAAGAGAAAGTGTCTCGGCGAGAGATTGGTGTCTTCACAACCGTTAGACGGGTCCCACGCAGCCACAAGATCATCTCCCCTCAGCCTGCAAATGCACAGGCCCGGCCTCCCTACAGCCGCCGACCCATCAGCTACCAGCAGCTGGACGGACTGGGCCATGGCGTGAAG GTCTCTGGGAAACAGTCGGACAGGACAGGAACCATCCGAAAACACGGTGCCTCTGTCAG GTCCAACAAGCCTCCAGAACCAGTCCAGTGCCCAGTGCCCCCTCCTGTCAGCGG TTCCAGTTTTGGAAAAAATGTTGCTCCGCCCACCATCCCCTCCTCCTGGCAGGCCGCATCTGagtgtgacatcatcactgcaCTCCTGGAGGACGCCCCGCCTCCACAGGCTAGTGAGGCCCAGGCCCAGAATGATGAGGTCATGACTGATTCTCTCCCACCACCTGATGTGTCTGCAGAGATGGTGGCGCCCCAgcccctgcctcctcctcctcctcctcctcctcctcctcttcctcctctttctgatCCACCTTTAAAAGTGGTGACTAATGCTCCAGCCCCATCCTTGCCTCCACCAGTCAGCCTAGAGACAG TGGTTGAGGAGAACAGCCTgccccctccgccccctcctcctccctctgatgATGACCTCCTCCCTTGTTTGGCCAATGACAGCTCAGATCTGCCAGCAccgccccctccacctccaaccATTCAGGAAGTAGACG TGACCCTCCCACCTCAGAGGAGTCGCCGCCACCGCTCGCCCCCTGCCAgtcgctctctctcgctgagGGTCCGCTCAGGCCCCGCTTCCCGCGCCCGCTACACTcgctctgtctttctgcctgctgTCCAGTCAT taacggtcccccctcctcccccataCCCTCCCCCCTGTGCCCCtacctcccctctctctccttccttatTTTCCCTACTCCCCTGCtacgcctcctcttcctcatctcgACTTTGCTTACCTGCTCGTCTTCAACATCTAG ATCTGGAGATtccagctccgcctcctcctccgctcgtAGACCATGACGCTGGCTTTGAGGACATGattccccccctccctccaccagtGGACTACGACACCGCTGCCCCCCCTGACTACCTGGAAAAAG TGGTGGCGCTCTACTCCTACGAAGCCACAAAGCCTGACGACCTGTCCATCACCGAGGGCGACATCATCTACCTGACGCGTCGTCATGATGATGGTTGGTGTCAGGGTGTTCTCAACGGTATAAGAGGCTTCTTTCCTGAAAACTATGTCGAGTCATGCAGCTAg
- the rdm1 gene encoding RAD52 motif-containing protein 1 isoform X4: MEVDILEFVVPVENNKSLFVWDIQPTLTEAQIYDSLFKVFSSFGPLYLVKVRLSSKQTPHFLSQSRPLSHARCLELANHCLGFNGWASDIITLKELPSEGGGCGDEEGVNERRRGRSLKFGCLVQVSFPHHGQTTRGAAVTEESLTFTGPDVLLQKRCKLQRMVREKALVHAFSTVVLILLGNGKVMVELKQTPHRFVPEHSEGVIRVNSPVVSCICVVSLLTLLSPRGNSRSQTRCPKRGQT; encoded by the exons ATGGAGGTGGACATATTGGAGTTTGTGGTTCCTGTGGAAAACAATaagagtttgtttgtgtgggatATCCAGCCGACGCTCACTGAGGCTCAGATCTAT GACAGCTTGTTTAAGGTGTTCTCCTCTTTCGGCCCTCtttacctggtcaag GTGAGACTCAGCTCCAAACAGACTCCTCACTTCCTATCTCAGAGCAGACCACTGAGCCATGCCCGATGTTTGGAGCTGGCCAATCACTGCCTCGGATTCAATGGCTGGGCATCTGACATCATCACA CTGAAGGAGCTTCccagtgaaggaggaggatgtggggATGAGGAGGGTGtaaatgagaggaggagggggagaagtcTGAAATTTGGCTGTCTGGTGCAGGTCTCCTTTCCCCATCACGGACAGACaaccagaggagcagctgtgacagAAGAGAGCTTAACCTTTACAG GTCCAGatgttctgctgcagaaacGCTGTAAGCTACAAAGGATGGTCAGAGAGAAAGCTCTGGTTCATGCCTTCTCTACTGTAGTCCTTATACTACTAG GAAACGGAAAAGTAATGGTGGAGCTGAAACAGACCCCACATCGGTTTGTGCCTGAACATAGTGAAGGGGTTATCCGGGTAAACTCACCTGTTGTCAGTTGTATTTGTGTGGTTTCTTTACTTACTTTATTGTCCCCAAGGGGAAATTCTCGTTCACAAACAAGGTGTCCAAAACGAGGACAGACCTAG
- the abi3a gene encoding ABI family, member 3a isoform X3, translated as MKHQNHKDKVIKILEEAPNARKALLENYTNLLQVSEYCQENYLKAGNDSTQALEATKKFTTQSLASVTYQISSLASSVLSLLDAQTNQLRHVEASINVIAQTVEMHKEKVSRREIGVFTTVRRVPRSHKIISPQPANAQARPPYSRRPISYQQLDGLGHGVKVSGKQSDRTGTIRKHGASVRSNKPPEPVQCPVPPPVSGSSFGKNVAPPTIPSSWQAASECDIITALLEDAPPPQASEAQAQNDEVMTDSLPPPDVSAEMVAPQPLPPPPPPPPPPLPPLSDPPLKVVTNAPAPSLPPPVSLETVVEENSLPPPPPPPPSDDDLLPCLANDSSDLPAPPPPPPTIQEVDDLEIPAPPPPPLVDHDAGFEDMIPPLPPPVDYDTAAPPDYLEKVVALYSYEATKPDDLSITEGDIIYLTRRHDDGWCQGVLNGIRGFFPENYVESCS; from the exons ATGAAGCATCAGAATCACAAAGACAAGGTCATAAAGATTCTGGAAGAGGCTCCGAACGCCAGGAAAGCTCTGCTGGAGAACTACaccaacctgctgcaggtgtctGAGTACTGCCAGGAGAACTACCTAAAG GCAGGCAATGACAGCACCCAGGCCCTGGAGGCAACCAAGAAGTTCACCACTCAGTCCCTGGCCAGCGTCACCTACCAGATCAGCAGCCTGGCCAGCAGCGTGCTGAGTCTGCTGGACGCTCAGACCAACCAGCTACGTCACGTGGAGGCTTCCATCAACGTGATCGCGCAG ACGGTGGAGATGCACAAAGAGAAAGTGTCTCGGCGAGAGATTGGTGTCTTCACAACCGTTAGACGGGTCCCACGCAGCCACAAGATCATCTCCCCTCAGCCTGCAAATGCACAGGCCCGGCCTCCCTACAGCCGCCGACCCATCAGCTACCAGCAGCTGGACGGACTGGGCCATGGCGTGAAG GTCTCTGGGAAACAGTCGGACAGGACAGGAACCATCCGAAAACACGGTGCCTCTGTCAG GTCCAACAAGCCTCCAGAACCAGTCCAGTGCCCAGTGCCCCCTCCTGTCAGCGG TTCCAGTTTTGGAAAAAATGTTGCTCCGCCCACCATCCCCTCCTCCTGGCAGGCCGCATCTGagtgtgacatcatcactgcaCTCCTGGAGGACGCCCCGCCTCCACAGGCTAGTGAGGCCCAGGCCCAGAATGATGAGGTCATGACTGATTCTCTCCCACCACCTGATGTGTCTGCAGAGATGGTGGCGCCCCAgcccctgcctcctcctcctcctcctcctcctcctcctcttcctcctctttctgatCCACCTTTAAAAGTGGTGACTAATGCTCCAGCCCCATCCTTGCCTCCACCAGTCAGCCTAGAGACAG TGGTTGAGGAGAACAGCCTgccccctccgccccctcctcctccctctgatgATGACCTCCTCCCTTGTTTGGCCAATGACAGCTCAGATCTGCCAGCAccgccccctccacctccaaccATTCAGGAAGTAGACG ATCTGGAGATtccagctccgcctcctcctccgctcgtAGACCATGACGCTGGCTTTGAGGACATGattccccccctccctccaccagtGGACTACGACACCGCTGCCCCCCCTGACTACCTGGAAAAAG TGGTGGCGCTCTACTCCTACGAAGCCACAAAGCCTGACGACCTGTCCATCACCGAGGGCGACATCATCTACCTGACGCGTCGTCATGATGATGGTTGGTGTCAGGGTGTTCTCAACGGTATAAGAGGCTTCTTTCCTGAAAACTATGTCGAGTCATGCAGCTAg
- the rdm1 gene encoding RAD52 motif-containing protein 1 isoform X1 has translation MEVDILEFVVPVENNKSLFVWDIQPTLTEAQIYDSLFKVFSSFGPLYLVKVSPNSLVHPPGFYALIKFYSAAQASKAQQLTDGRSLFQSSPLKVRLSSKQTPHFLSQSRPLSHARCLELANHCLGFNGWASDIITLKELPSEGGGCGDEEGVNERRRGRSLKFGCLVQVSFPHHGQTTRGAAVTEESLTFTGPDVLLQKRCKLQRMVREKALVHAFSTVVLILLGNGKVMVELKQTPHRFVPEHSEGVIRVNSPVVSCICVVSLLTLLSPRGNSRSQTRCPKRGQT, from the exons ATGGAGGTGGACATATTGGAGTTTGTGGTTCCTGTGGAAAACAATaagagtttgtttgtgtgggatATCCAGCCGACGCTCACTGAGGCTCAGATCTAT GACAGCTTGTTTAAGGTGTTCTCCTCTTTCGGCCCTCtttacctggtcaaggtgagTCCAAATTCCCTGGTCCACCCGCCCGGATTCTATGCCCTCATCAAGTTCTACTCTGCTGCTCAGGCCTCGAAGGCTCAGCAGCTTACAGATGGCCGCTCACTTTTCCAGAGCTCTCCCCTCAAG GTGAGACTCAGCTCCAAACAGACTCCTCACTTCCTATCTCAGAGCAGACCACTGAGCCATGCCCGATGTTTGGAGCTGGCCAATCACTGCCTCGGATTCAATGGCTGGGCATCTGACATCATCACA CTGAAGGAGCTTCccagtgaaggaggaggatgtggggATGAGGAGGGTGtaaatgagaggaggagggggagaagtcTGAAATTTGGCTGTCTGGTGCAGGTCTCCTTTCCCCATCACGGACAGACaaccagaggagcagctgtgacagAAGAGAGCTTAACCTTTACAG GTCCAGatgttctgctgcagaaacGCTGTAAGCTACAAAGGATGGTCAGAGAGAAAGCTCTGGTTCATGCCTTCTCTACTGTAGTCCTTATACTACTAG GAAACGGAAAAGTAATGGTGGAGCTGAAACAGACCCCACATCGGTTTGTGCCTGAACATAGTGAAGGGGTTATCCGGGTAAACTCACCTGTTGTCAGTTGTATTTGTGTGGTTTCTTTACTTACTTTATTGTCCCCAAGGGGAAATTCTCGTTCACAAACAAGGTGTCCAAAACGAGGACAGACCTAG
- the LOC114860678 gene encoding DELTA-actitoxin-Aeq1c-like: MSIPTHRQCTIEIQNKCSVYVLCNPHVHTVSGSCEKPLAPTLSPSESGSALFIKTPHTACGSVGVFTYDLHNISADTFGGRIAVMFSVPYDFNFYSNWYGVGVFGLDRQCGKQLFEQMYNNAERGFVRGKAKGPSLTHKGSGVTVRATMSDSYQPVMKVQVSDN; encoded by the exons ATGTCCATCCCAACCCATCGTCAGTGCACCATTGAGATCCAGAACAAATGCTCGGTGTACGTGCTGTGTAACCCACA CGTTCACACCGTCAGCGGATCCTGTGAGAAACCTCTGGCACCAACGCTCAGCCCCTCTGAGTCTGGCAGCGCTCTGTTCATCAAGACTCCTCACACTGCCTGTGGATCTGTGGGCGTGTTCACTTACGATCTGCACAACATTTCTGCAGACACGTTTGGTGGCAGAATCGCTGTGATGTTCTCAGTTCCTTACGACTTCAACTTCTACTCCAATTGGTACGGTGTAGGCGTGTTTGGGCTGGACAGGCAGTGTGGGAAACAACTGTTTGAACAGATGTACAACAATGCGGAGAGAGGCTTTGTCAGGGGCAAAGCCAAAGGGCCCAGCTTGACCCACAAAGGCAGCGGTGTCACCGTCAGAGCCACCATGTCTGACAGTTACCAGCCAGTCATGAAGGTCCAGGTGTCTGACAACTGA
- the rdm1 gene encoding RAD52 motif-containing protein 1 isoform X2: MEVDILEFVVPVENNKSLFVWDIQPTLTEAQIYDSLFKVFSSFGPLYLVKVSPNSLVHPPGFYALIKFYSAAQASKAQQLTDGRSLFQSSPLKVRLSSKQTPHFLSQSRPLSHARCLELANHCLGFNGWASDIITLKELPSEGGGCGDEEGVNERRRGRSLKFGCLVQVSFPHHGQTTRGAAVTEESLTFTGPDVLLQKRCKLQRMVREKALVHAFSTVVLILLGNGKVMVELKQTPHRFVPEHSEGVIRVNEFSWSELPGHEDGGDEENWHSTV; this comes from the exons ATGGAGGTGGACATATTGGAGTTTGTGGTTCCTGTGGAAAACAATaagagtttgtttgtgtgggatATCCAGCCGACGCTCACTGAGGCTCAGATCTAT GACAGCTTGTTTAAGGTGTTCTCCTCTTTCGGCCCTCtttacctggtcaaggtgagTCCAAATTCCCTGGTCCACCCGCCCGGATTCTATGCCCTCATCAAGTTCTACTCTGCTGCTCAGGCCTCGAAGGCTCAGCAGCTTACAGATGGCCGCTCACTTTTCCAGAGCTCTCCCCTCAAG GTGAGACTCAGCTCCAAACAGACTCCTCACTTCCTATCTCAGAGCAGACCACTGAGCCATGCCCGATGTTTGGAGCTGGCCAATCACTGCCTCGGATTCAATGGCTGGGCATCTGACATCATCACA CTGAAGGAGCTTCccagtgaaggaggaggatgtggggATGAGGAGGGTGtaaatgagaggaggagggggagaagtcTGAAATTTGGCTGTCTGGTGCAGGTCTCCTTTCCCCATCACGGACAGACaaccagaggagcagctgtgacagAAGAGAGCTTAACCTTTACAG GTCCAGatgttctgctgcagaaacGCTGTAAGCTACAAAGGATGGTCAGAGAGAAAGCTCTGGTTCATGCCTTCTCTACTGTAGTCCTTATACTACTAG GAAACGGAAAAGTAATGGTGGAGCTGAAACAGACCCCACATCGGTTTGTGCCTGAACATAGTGAAGGGGTTATCCGG GTTAATGAGTTTTCCTGGAGCGAACTTCCAGGTCATGAAGATGGGGGTGATGAGGAAAACTGGCATTCAACTGTCTAA